The DNA sequence CGCAGGCGCGGATTGGCGTCCGCATCGGGACCGCCCATTTTCGACGCGATGGTGAGCTCCTTGGAGAGGCGCGAGAACAGCGCGGCGCGCTTCTTGTCCTGTGCGCCTTTGCGGTGCTGGATATTTGCCCATTTACTGTGGCCGGCCATGAAAACCCTCTCGGCAGCGGTTCGAAACTGGAAAGGCAGGGCTTTAGCGCATGGGACGCCGCAGGCCAAGCCGGGGCGGTCAGACGGGCAAGTCCGGCCCGATGCTCAGGCCGGGGCGAGCAGATCCTTGCGGGCCGATTCCAGCATGGCCGCCACGCAGCCTTGTCAGGCGAAGACGTCAGCCATGCCGGCGCGCAAAACGGAGCAGGAAACATGACGGCCAGCACGCACGACGCCCGTAAAGGCGCCTGGTGGGTGTGCTTGGATGTTTTCGGGTCAGGCCGGGGTTCAGGTTTCCGGCAGGGGCAGAATGAAGCCCCTTCTCCTTGGGGCTTGTGAGGGCAAGCGAACGCACTGCGTTCGCCCGAACAAGGGGTTGGGGATGAGGGGCCGCAGCATTTCAGCGAGCACAGCAAGTGCGGACAGCGCGCCGCCCCTCACCCCTACCCCTCTCCCGAGGGAGAGGGGACGCAAGCGGAGATGTTCAGGCGTATACGCGACGCCGCTACACGCGGCAGCGAGGCGGGCATTTGTATACGCAGCGGGCTGCAGATGAGTCCGCGCTTTCTTCTGCCCGGGGATCCAGTCAATCGAGTGAAGATACACGCGCCCATTCGCGCCGATACACCAATGATACTTCACGCCGCGCCCATAGGCGGCCCGGATCTGCGCGCGCAGCATCAGCACCTGGACCCAGATCAGGGGCCAGAGAAAAGCAAGCTGCGGCGGGAACCAGGCAGGTGGGTGAAAGAGTGACATGGGCCGGAGTATACGTCCGGGGACTGAGGTGTCGGATGGGATTCTTTTTGCAGCAATGATTGCGGCAGATTGGAGTGGTTGGGCTGGTGGATAAGCCCCCGCCACCCGTCATCCCGGAAAGCGCGCAGCGCTTATCCGGGACCTTCTTCCAGCCTGCGCCCGTGCTTCGACTTCGCTCAGCATGAGCGCTTCGGAGGTGCAGCAAGAGAGGGGCTCATCCTGAGCGAAGTCGAAGGATGACTGGCAGAGAGCAAAAGCCCTGCGCTTACGCTTGGGCCTGCTTCGGGAAAGCGCAGTGCGGTGCGTGCGGCAGGGGTATCCTCCCTCGCCTGCGGGGGAGGTGGCGCCGAAGGCGACGGAGGGGGCTGTGGCAGCATGAGAGAAGGTCCCGGATATTGGCTGCGCAAATTCCGGGATGACACGCCGGAGATCAGACGTGACTTCCGGCACACAAAATCTGTCTACGTCGTGACGTCACATGACTATGGGCGACCCCGCCATGATCAGGCATGACTATACCGGACCATGGCGGATCAGGGGAATTCACATGCGCCTTCGCGCGCCCCCCTACAGCCCCAGATAGCGCGGGGCGACGGCGCCGGAGATGACCTCCGCCATATATCGCCCTCTCGCGATCTCCATCTCGTCCCAGGTTTCCGGATTGGCCAGGGTGGGAGTGGTGACGGTCTCACCGAGGGAGAGGCCGGCAAGCGCCGCAGATACAAGCTGCTCCGCAGAGAGGAAGCTCTCTTCCGGGAAGACCGCATCGCTGAGGCCCTGAGAGGAGAAAAACTCCGTGCGGACCGGCCCCGGCATCAGGACCTGGATGCGGATGTCGCTGCTCGCATATTCCATCTGCAGCGCGCGCGTGAAGTTCAGCACATAGGCCTTCGTTCCGCTATAGACCGCGCCGCCCGCCGAGGGCGCAAAGGCGATGACCGAGCCGAGATTGATCAGCACGCCCGCCCCCGCCTTCCGGACCCCTTCGAGCGCGGCATGCGACAGCCGCGTCAGGGCGATGACGTTCAGCCAGATCAGGTCCTGCATCTTGTCCGGCGTGCTGGCGGCCGTCGGGCCGAGGCCGCCGGCGCCTGCATTGTTGACCAGCATGGCCACCCCGCCCGCCCGAAGGCGGGCCTCCAGACCGGCGAGATCCGCCGGATCGACAAGATCTGCGGCCAGCGTCTCGACCTTCACGCCGTGGCGCGCCGACAGGTCTGCCGCCGCCTGATCCAAGCGGTCCTTGCGGCGCGCGACCAGCAGGAGCGGATAGCCTTCGCTGGCGAGCCGCTCAGCGAAGGCCGCGCCGATGCCCGAGGACGCGCCCGTGATGACGGCCACGCCGTCCGGTTTACGGAAACTCATCTCACGCCTCCTTGTCTGGCATATGACGGATGCGGATCAGTCATGGGTGCGCGGGGACGGCTTGTTCTCCGCGATCCAGCGGGCTTCGTCGGGGGTGCCTTCGCGCGGCGGGTAGAAGCCCTGGATGGACCAGAGATCGAACGGCGTCTCATCGATATGGAATTCCCAGTCGAACCCGCGATCCTTCACCCAGGGGGCGATCAGCCTGTTGACGGCATCGATGAACCGGCGGCTGCCTTCCTCCGAGGGGAATTCCCGCGCGATATGGGCCATCGTGATGCGGACGAAATTGTTCCGGGGTTTGCCGCCGATATAGAGCGTGTTCTCGCCCACTTCGTGGAACAGGACATTGACGTAGAAACGCGGCATGACGCGCGCATAGATCTCGGTCATCGTCTCGGCAAAGGCCTGTTTGTCTTCGGGCGTATAGGCCCCGGCGGGGTGATAGACTTTCCAGAGTGGCATTGGGCGTTTCCTGATCTGTTAAGGGCATTAGGGACTGTCCCGAATGCTTACCTTATGTCGTGCATATACACTTTATTGAGGCCATTTCAACAGGCCTGACAAAGTTTCTGCGCTTGGAGGCGCGCGCTCGGTCGTGTAGGTTCACGTTATGGCGAAACTGGACAAGATATTTGAGGATGTGTCGGGCCGGTGCGCCGGCGTGCGCACGCTGAGCGCGGCCCGCGTCATGACGCGCCACTTTGACGACGCGCTGCGGCCCGCCGGGCTGACGATCACGCAATTCACGCTTCTGGTCACGGTCGGCATGACCGAGCCGGACTCGATCAGCGAGATGGGCCAGTGGCTGAGCCTGGACCGCACGACCCTGACGCGGAACCTGAAACCGCTGGAGACCGCCGGCTATGTCGTGCGCGGCGAAGAAGGCCCGGCGCGCAAACGGAAGATCACCCTCACCCCGGCGGGCAAGGATATTCTGAAGACGGCCTATCCGCTGTGGCAGAAGGCCCAGAAAGAAGTGGAAGCCAGCTTCCCCGGCAACGGCTATGCCGACGTGAAAACCACCCTGAAAGCCCTACGCGCCGTTTCACCGGATTGAGGGCAGCGTTCCCCTCACGCGTCATCCCCGCACGCACGTCACCCTCGGTGCACGCACCAGATCATGACTCCCCCGCCGCCCCATTCAGAGATGGGCGCCCAGATGGCCTCCGGCCATCGGGCGTGACGCGGGTGGAGGGTGAGGAGTGATTTTCCGCCGGTTATCCCGGCCGGGACGAAGAGAGGTGCCTTAGGGCGGGTTGCCAGATCATCACGAATCGCCGTCAACAACCATTCATCTACCTAAGGTAAAAGGTAAACTAAACTTGCCGATAGATCCTGCCCCCCTTGATCGTATTACCCAAAGACTGAAAAGCGCCGGTATTTCTTATCAGAGCGGGGAAACCTCGGCCTTGCGGGGCCGAATGATAGCTATCCAACTTCCTAACGGTGGGCAAACGCGCACTCTGGTAATCGACGACAAGTCTGCTCCCGCAGCAGAAATGATACAATTCGAATGCATTACGTACTTGGGCGACTACGATGCATTTGTATTAAAAGACGAAGGGATAATTGAAGCACGCATTACGCTATTGGATCAACGATCCATATTCCTATTGCAGAGATTCTCGGATCGAAGAAGCCAGAGCGGGGGCGATGAAGTCGAGATAGAGGAAGAACCGAGCTCACCTAATGAGAAATTTACTCCTATCTCGGATTTCACCGTCTCAAATTACTCCACCGGCACCACTATCGAATTCGGACACTCCCACGGATCTCTTGTAAGCAAGATCGGCAGGATAGGCAGTTCAAGAATTATTCGGATATCAGGTTTCGAACACCAGACCCACGACCAGACCCTTTCCCTCCTAACTCGACTTTCCAGTTCATATTTTTTCAATTTAAATTTAGAAACCGGAATCGCAATCTCACTCCGTAAACAAACTAAATTAAAGCGTTTTACAAAAAGCGGTCACAGATGTTCAGAAAAACTCGAGCTTGGGTTTCCCGCCTACGAATACGACGAAGAACCTTTGTCTCTTTATTGGTACGCACTAAGCGCGACAGGGATGCCGCTACTGGAGTTCTTGGCTCTTTATCAAGTCCTTGAGTATTATTTTCCCATTTACTCAAAGAAAGAAGCAGGCAGACAAATTCGCTGCATAATTAAGGACCCAACATTTCGACCAGAGAAAGAGACGGACATAGGCAGGTTACTAGCGGTTGTCAGCTCTTCTTCTCACGGGAGAATTGGAAATGAGCGCCAACAACTGAAGGCCACTCTTGGCGAATGCATAGTCGAAGACGAGCTGCTAATGTACTTGCAGCAAGAATCTGAGCGCACAGATTTTTTTTCCAAGCCGCAAAAGAGATTGACATCTCACAAGGTGCTTTCTGGCAAGCCGCTTGCTGTGAACCTGGATAGACTGGCCGACGCCATATACGATATTCGCTGTAAGATTGTTCACTCAAAGATGGATGAGGCGGATATCGAATCCTCCGGCCTTCTTCCGTTTTCTGAGGAAGCAGAACTATTGAAGCAGTACATTGAGCTCATGAAATGGTTAGCACAAAAAGTACTGATCGCTTCAAGTTCCAAGTTCGACCACTAACTCTACCGGAACAAAGGATATGCGCCACCCCTACGATCCCCTCACCCCGGCACAATCTCGCTTAACCGCCCACCCATCCGGATTGGCTCTATACGGATCGCCAGTCCCGTGCGGTCGTCGGTTTCGACATAGGTGCCGCAGATGGTGCCCTCGCCGAGGGCGGGCTGGTAGCGTTCGCCGGGGAGTTGGGTGATGAAGCGGTTCAGCGAGTTCTGTTTCTGCATGCCGATCACGCTGTCATAGTCGCCGCACATGCCGGCATCGGTCTGGTAGGCCGTGCCGCTTTCGAGGATCATCGTGTCGGCGGTGGGCACATGGGTGTGGCTGCCGACGACGAGGCTGGCGCGGCCGTCGCAATGGTGGCCCATGGCCATCTTCTCTGACGTTGCCTCGCAATGCATGTCGACCACGATGGCATCGGCCACCGTGCCCAGCGGCATGGAATCGAGCGCAGCGTCCACCGCATCGAACGGGCAGCTCAATGTCTGCTTCATGAACACATTGCCCTGCGCCTGGATCACGCCGACGCGGCGGCCATCCGGCAGGGCATAAAGATGGGCCCCCTTCCCCGGCGCGTTGGCGGCAGGCGGATAATTGATCGGGCGCAGGAGGCGCGGTTCCCGCTCGATATAGGTCAGGGCTTCGCGCTGGTCCCAGGCATGGTCGCCGAGGGTCAGGCAGTCAGCGCCGGCGGCGAAGAACTCTTCCGCAATGGCGCTGGTCAGGCCAAAGCCGCCGGCTGAGTTCTCAGCGTTCACAATGGCAAAGTCGACGCGCAGGCGGGCTTTCAGGCCCGGCAAATGGTCCAGCACGGCCTGGCGGCCGGGCTTTCCGACGACGTCTCCGAAGAATGCGATTTTCATGGCGCTACGCTATGCACCCGGCCCGCCAAAAAGAAAAGCGCGCGCACCCAGATGGATGCGCGCGCCGGTCTGGTGTTGAGGGCCGCCTATTCGTTGGAGGCGGAGAAGCCGAGCGACGTCTTGGTCAGCGCGGACGGATCTTCCATGTCGGCCAGCGTCGACATGGCCAGCGGCTGTGCCGGGTCCAGCTTGAGGGTCAGCGTCTTCGGATCGGACACGAAGCTGCCGATCGCCGTGGAAGCCTCGGTCAGCAGTTCCGGATCGATGCCGCTGCCAGCCGCCATCATCGGGGCCATGGCCAGCATGCCGGTCAGCTGATTGCGGACTTCCTGCGGGTCCTGGCCTGCCTGAGCGGCATAGGCGTTGATCGCCCGGTTGAGGAAGCCGTCATCTTTCAGCGACAATTCCATATTGTGGATGATCATATTGTCGAGCGTATCGCCCAGCACATCCGCCGGATCGTCAGACTGTTTAGCCAGGGCCATTTCCCTGGCACCGGCATATTGCGCACCGAAATCAACGCGGAACCCGTCTTTCAGCGCCCAGTAGTTCTGGCCCTCGGCATAGGTGGTAAGGTCAGTTGCCGGATCATAGGTCTGGTAACCGGCGCCGGTCACTTCCAGGGACTCATAGCCCAGCATGGCCAGCTGTCCGGCGAGCTGTTCGCCATATTTGCCGGCATCCGTGGTGAGCGTCACCTTGAACGGCTCGGTCTTCACCGCAACGAGGGAGTTTGACTTGTCGTGGCCAACGGCGGAGACGAGTTTCGGCATGTCGATCTTCACACCGGCCATGTTCATGTCGAAGCCGTTGAGCGTCAGCGATTCATAGCCCGGATTGGCCGGGTCCTGTCCGGCAAGGTTCATCATCTGCGACACCTCTTCCGGATCCGTCGCATCTGCGGACGCATCCGACAGCAGGCCGAGATCGGCGCCGCGCAATTCGATGGAGGTGAGGTCCAGCTTCATATTGGTGCCTTCGACCGGATCGATCATGTCGAAGTTCAGCCCGTCGAGCTTCATCAGTGCGGCCACCTGATCCTTCAGGCCGGTCACTTCGACCGCGCCGATCGTGAAGGTGCCCTGCTGGCCCTCCGGATCGTCGACGGCGAAGTCAACATCGTGCACGGCCCACTGGTCGAAGGCCAGCGCGTCGCCTTCCGGCAGGTCGGGGACCTCGTCTTCGGAGAACAGGCTGGCGACCCATCCGGCCGTTGCCGGCGAAGGATTGACCAGTTCGATGGAGCCGACCTTGCCCGAGCCGTTTTCGGCTTCTTCCGGGTCTGACGGCACGAAGGTCATGTCGCTGAGGAGGATGCGTGAGAAGCTCGGCGCACCATCCTGCATGGCCAGGCCGTCCAGTTCGAGTTTCGCGACCGTCAGGTCTGCGCCGTCGAGCCCGGAAGCGCCATCTTCGTCACCGTCTTCATCGTCGTCCTCATTGGCCGAGGTCACGATCGTCACGTCGGTGAAGACGGCCTTGTCGCCGTCCACCGTCCGGCCACCCCAGGTGACATTGCCAGACCCAGGTGTTTCCAGCGACATGGCGGCGAGGGCGGCGGCAGCAGATGCTGCATCTCCTTTGTGGACCGAGAAGGACGGCACCTTGGATTCGGAGAACACAATTCCGGACGGCGCAGCCGCGTCATTCGGCTTGTCTTTCTGCCCGCAAGCCGTAAGCATTGTGATGGCGGCGACGCCCGTCAGCAGATATTTCATATGTTGGCCCTCTGAATAAATGGGTATTGGAATGCACGCGCGTCCGGCGCTAGAGCGGAAGTCTTAGCAATGACCTACAACAATGGCCAGACAATGACGCTGCGTGCACCAAACGGGCAGCATGTGCGTGTCAGGTTCGAGGTGAATGCCAAGGCCCGGCGGCTGATCCTGCGCCTCGACGAACGCCGCCGTGAGGCAGTCGCGGTTGCCCCATCACGCCGCCAGATCAAGGATGCCGCCGCCTTTGCAGCAGAGCGCGCAGACTGGATTTCGATGCGCCTGCAGCATCTGCCAGAGCCTGTCCGGTTCGAGGAAGGCGCCATGATCCAGTATCGCGGCGCCCCGCTTCAGCTGACGTCCGAAGGCGAGGGACGCGTCGCGAAAATCTGGGCGGAAGATGAAAATTCCCCAAGATTACTGAGTGTTCCGGGAGATCCGGAAACGATGGAACTGCGCGTGGTGCGCTATCTGAAAAAGCAGGCCCGGGCCGATCTGACCCGTTCGGTCAAGCGCCACTGCGCCACGCTTGGCGTCTCCCATAAGAGCATTTCGGTGAAAGACACGCGCTCGCGCTGGGGCTCGTGCACCCATGACGGGCAGCTGTCCTTTTCCTGGCGGCTGGTCATGGCCCCGCCGGAAGTGCTGGACTATGTGGCCGCCCATGAATGCGCCCACATCCTTGAGATGAATCACTCCGCGAAATTCTGGGCGCATGTGACAAAATGCTGCCCGGACTGGAAGCATCACCGCACCTGGTTGCGCACGCATGGTGCAGGCCTGCAGGCCGCCGGGGAATAATCCGCGAATAATCCGCACCGGAACAAAGCCTTGCCCCGGCCGGCGCCCGGCCATAGCGCCTGCCCGGTCACCCTGAGACCAGAATTCAGTCTCTGCACTCAGGACGCGTCCGAAAATCAGCCAGTCAGGCTTTCCCGACGGTCTCGTCAGAGCTTGCAGCCGCCTCGACAGCCGGCGTCTCTGCCTCGCGCGGCGGGCCGAAGCTGATCAGCGTCACGCCTTCGCCGCCCTTCACCTCCCGGTGCGGCCCAAGGAAGTTCAGCGCGCCGTCCGGGCGCAGTTCCGCGACGATGTCGGCCTTCGGGCGGTCCCGCTTGAAATGCTCAATGTCATAGGTGTCGGTCAGGCGGGTCTTGGAGAACTCCCAGCCGCGATAATGATCCCGGATCAGGCTGTCATAGCTGCGCCCGCGGCGGATCAGCGTGCGGCCCCGCGTCGACAGGCCGAGGGTGCGGTGATCGTCTTCCTCGGTCTCCTGCGCGGACAGCTGGAACACTTTGTGGCGGCCCAGCTCGGGCGCGAAATGGCTGGAAACGAGCGCATTGTAGGGCTCGTTCGCCGACAGACCGAGCACCTGGTCGAAGGCCGAATGGTCGAGCCGCACTTCGGCGTCTTCCGACAGAACTTCCCCGAAGAAGGTGCTGAGCCCCGCTTCCCGCGCGGGCCTCAGGCGCCGCCAGGTATTGTCCGCCAGGATCGGCTCGATGCCGATATCCTTGAGCGTGCGGGCGAAATCGATGCTCCACGGATTGACGCCGACCAGCAGCACACCGGGGCGCTCCTTGCGGGCGAGCCCCAGCCGCCGGGCCAGCGGCCCGATCGTGAAGCCGTGCAGCACAACCGTCGCGAACACCATGGCGAAGGCCAGCGGGGTGATCTGCTCGGCGCCGGAGAAGTAGAATTTGGAATCGCCCTGCCGGCCGAGATCGTACAGCAGCGTTGCGAACAGGCTGGAGACAGCCACGGCCACCACACCGCGCGGGGCGATCCAGCCCAGCAGCAAGGCCTCATTCCGCTTCAACGTGCCGAATGTGGCGATCCACACCGATAGCGGGCGCACCACGAAAAGCATCACGATCAGGAAGGCCAGCGTGTTCCAGGTCAGCGCCCGGCGGATCACGTCCGGCG is a window from the uncultured Hyphomonas sp. genome containing:
- a CDS encoding SDR family oxidoreductase; the encoded protein is MSFRKPDGVAVITGASSGIGAAFAERLASEGYPLLLVARRKDRLDQAAADLSARHGVKVETLAADLVDPADLAGLEARLRAGGVAMLVNNAGAGGLGPTAASTPDKMQDLIWLNVIALTRLSHAALEGVRKAGAGVLINLGSVIAFAPSAGGAVYSGTKAYVLNFTRALQMEYASSDIRIQVLMPGPVRTEFFSSQGLSDAVFPEESFLSAEQLVSAALAGLSLGETVTTPTLANPETWDEMEIARGRYMAEVISGAVAPRYLGL
- a CDS encoding tautomerase family protein, producing the protein MPLWKVYHPAGAYTPEDKQAFAETMTEIYARVMPRFYVNVLFHEVGENTLYIGGKPRNNFVRITMAHIAREFPSEEGSRRFIDAVNRLIAPWVKDRGFDWEFHIDETPFDLWSIQGFYPPREGTPDEARWIAENKPSPRTHD
- a CDS encoding MarR family winged helix-turn-helix transcriptional regulator, which gives rise to MAKLDKIFEDVSGRCAGVRTLSAARVMTRHFDDALRPAGLTITQFTLLVTVGMTEPDSISEMGQWLSLDRTTLTRNLKPLETAGYVVRGEEGPARKRKITLTPAGKDILKTAYPLWQKAQKEVEASFPGNGYADVKTTLKALRAVSPD
- a CDS encoding TIGR00282 family metallophosphoesterase encodes the protein MKIAFFGDVVGKPGRQAVLDHLPGLKARLRVDFAIVNAENSAGGFGLTSAIAEEFFAAGADCLTLGDHAWDQREALTYIEREPRLLRPINYPPAANAPGKGAHLYALPDGRRVGVIQAQGNVFMKQTLSCPFDAVDAALDSMPLGTVADAIVVDMHCEATSEKMAMGHHCDGRASLVVGSHTHVPTADTMILESGTAYQTDAGMCGDYDSVIGMQKQNSLNRFITQLPGERYQPALGEGTICGTYVETDDRTGLAIRIEPIRMGGRLSEIVPG
- a CDS encoding SprT family zinc-dependent metalloprotease — encoded protein: MTYNNGQTMTLRAPNGQHVRVRFEVNAKARRLILRLDERRREAVAVAPSRRQIKDAAAFAAERADWISMRLQHLPEPVRFEEGAMIQYRGAPLQLTSEGEGRVAKIWAEDENSPRLLSVPGDPETMELRVVRYLKKQARADLTRSVKRHCATLGVSHKSISVKDTRSRWGSCTHDGQLSFSWRLVMAPPEVLDYVAAHECAHILEMNHSAKFWAHVTKCCPDWKHHRTWLRTHGAGLQAAGE
- a CDS encoding sodium:proton antiporter; the protein is MNGIDFALASAGSSELIFACALIGALGIGAQWLAWRLQAPAIVLMALAGLAVGPLWAVVFGEALLDPQRVFNGGGKELLRPIVSLAVAVILFEGGLVLKFESLREAGAAVRRMVFLGGPLAWFLGTLAARYTAGLDWGSAVVFAGVLVVTGPTVIMPLLRQSKLGGRAGAFLKWEGIVNDPVGALFAVAAFEIIRVAATGESILGKGAMIVFAVALGVGLGIAFGLGMVRAFRQGWTPEYLKAPIIFASIILCYAIAEMIEKEIGLVAVTAFGMTLANSRLAGLNELRKFKEDIAVLLVSGVFVILTANLTPDVIRRALTWNTLAFLIVMLFVVRPLSVWIATFGTLKRNEALLLGWIAPRGVVAVAVSSLFATLLYDLGRQGDSKFYFSGAEQITPLAFAMVFATVVLHGFTIGPLARRLGLARKERPGVLLVGVNPWSIDFARTLKDIGIEPILADNTWRRLRPAREAGLSTFFGEVLSEDAEVRLDHSAFDQVLGLSANEPYNALVSSHFAPELGRHKVFQLSAQETEEDDHRTLGLSTRGRTLIRRGRSYDSLIRDHYRGWEFSKTRLTDTYDIEHFKRDRPKADIVAELRPDGALNFLGPHREVKGGEGVTLISFGPPREAETPAVEAAASSDETVGKA